The Burkholderia lata genome contains a region encoding:
- a CDS encoding glycosyl transferase: MRVIEQLVYLSPVPWSSFAQRPHKFVEWFHQETHGRVLWIDPYPTRLPMLQDLRRPSGEGKSDAHTATPPWLDVVRIRSLPLEPLPLGTAINRFGWRDITRRVVQFCAERNTLLAVGKPSGLALDLLQAARPARSLYDRMDDFPSFYRGVSRSAMKRTELAVAREVDTVFVSSSGLRSSWSSIRPDARLVHNGLDPAVLPAFREKTSDHAGPHVLGYLGTMGPWFDWQWLAALAQCRPADTIRLIGPLFHPPQIALPENVQILPPLKHAAALAAMSDFDVGLIPFLRNPLTDGVDPIKYYEYRALGLPVISTPFGEMATRCDEPGTFLSSGSGNLSSIVVEALEYRTTHDEASRIRSANSWAARFAATGILG, translated from the coding sequence ATGCGTGTGATCGAACAACTCGTCTATCTGTCGCCGGTGCCATGGAGCAGCTTTGCACAGCGACCTCACAAGTTCGTCGAGTGGTTTCATCAAGAAACCCATGGCCGTGTGCTCTGGATCGATCCGTATCCAACCCGCCTGCCCATGCTTCAAGACTTGCGCCGTCCATCCGGCGAAGGCAAGTCCGACGCGCATACCGCCACGCCACCTTGGCTCGACGTCGTCCGCATTCGCAGCCTTCCGCTTGAGCCACTGCCCCTCGGCACCGCAATCAATCGATTCGGATGGCGTGACATCACGCGTCGCGTCGTGCAATTCTGCGCCGAGCGCAACACGCTTCTCGCGGTCGGGAAGCCGTCCGGGCTCGCGCTCGACTTGTTACAAGCGGCTCGTCCTGCCCGGTCGCTCTACGACAGGATGGACGACTTCCCGTCGTTCTATCGAGGCGTTTCGCGCTCGGCGATGAAACGCACCGAACTCGCTGTCGCGCGCGAGGTCGATACGGTTTTCGTATCGTCGTCGGGCTTACGCTCGAGTTGGAGCAGTATTCGGCCTGACGCCAGACTGGTCCACAACGGGCTCGATCCAGCCGTCCTTCCGGCGTTCCGCGAAAAGACGTCGGATCATGCCGGGCCGCATGTACTGGGTTACTTGGGCACCATGGGGCCGTGGTTCGACTGGCAATGGCTCGCTGCGCTTGCGCAATGCCGCCCCGCAGACACGATTCGATTGATCGGGCCGTTATTCCATCCCCCGCAAATCGCGCTGCCCGAGAACGTGCAGATTCTTCCGCCGCTGAAACACGCCGCCGCTCTCGCCGCGATGTCGGACTTCGACGTCGGCCTGATTCCGTTCCTGCGCAACCCGCTCACGGACGGTGTCGATCCGATCAAGTATTACGAGTACAGAGCGCTTGGATTACCGGTCATCTCGACCCCCTTCGGAGAAATGGCAACACGGTGCGACGAACCCGGTACATTCCTCTCGAGCGGATCCGGGAACCTGTCTTCAATCGTTGTCGAGGCACTCGAATACCGGACCACGCACGACGAGGCATCGCGGATCCGGAGCGCAAACAGCTGGGCCGCCCGTTTCGCGGCAACAGGCATTCTCGGCTAG
- a CDS encoding mannose-1-phosphate guanylyltransferase/mannose-6-phosphate isomerase yields the protein MSTQPQIVPTILCGGAGSRLWPVSRESHPKPFIRLEDGESLLQKAFKRGTQLPGVTEVVTVTNRELYFKTSDEFSTVNTGHLSTSFILEPFGRNTAVAIAAAALRVAATLGENAILLVLPADHLVTDDAAFATAVQEAAALALKGALVTFGITPTFAETAYGYIEADGTRVKRFVEKPTVDVARQYVESGSFLWNSGMFCFTAAFLLAEMAKHCPDVLEATRACIAQSRQSEGGGVSLVELNGDLLNRSPDISIDYALMERSDKVAVVRCDIGWSDIGSWNALGDLLKPDDHGNRVDGEALLHDVSNCYIRSDNRLVGAVGVKDLLVVDTPDALLIADRNRAQDVRHVYAALKSQGHETFRVHRTVGRPWGMYTVLEESTRFKIKRIEVKPGASLSLQLHHHRSEHWIVVSGMALVVNNDEEFYLRTNESTYIPAGHKHRLTNPGVVDLVMIEVQSGDYLGEDDIVRFDDNYGRS from the coding sequence ATGTCGACGCAGCCCCAAATAGTTCCCACCATCCTGTGTGGCGGCGCAGGCTCTCGCCTGTGGCCCGTTTCGCGCGAATCCCATCCGAAGCCGTTCATCCGCCTCGAAGATGGCGAGAGCCTGCTGCAAAAGGCATTCAAGCGCGGCACCCAGCTTCCGGGCGTCACCGAAGTCGTGACCGTCACGAACCGCGAGTTGTACTTCAAGACAAGCGACGAATTCAGCACCGTCAATACCGGGCATCTGTCGACGTCGTTCATCCTCGAGCCGTTCGGCCGCAATACGGCCGTCGCGATCGCTGCCGCCGCGCTGCGTGTTGCCGCAACGCTCGGCGAAAATGCAATCCTGCTGGTGCTTCCCGCGGACCACCTCGTGACAGACGATGCCGCCTTCGCGACCGCCGTCCAGGAAGCTGCCGCCTTGGCGCTCAAGGGTGCGCTGGTCACCTTCGGCATCACGCCGACGTTTGCGGAAACCGCATACGGATACATCGAGGCAGACGGCACGCGGGTCAAGCGATTCGTGGAAAAGCCGACGGTGGACGTGGCCAGGCAATACGTCGAGTCGGGATCGTTCCTGTGGAACTCCGGCATGTTCTGCTTTACCGCCGCATTCCTGCTGGCGGAAATGGCAAAACATTGCCCGGACGTGCTCGAAGCCACGCGTGCATGCATCGCGCAGTCTCGTCAGTCGGAAGGCGGCGGCGTGTCATTGGTCGAACTGAACGGTGACCTGCTGAATCGCTCGCCCGATATTTCGATCGACTACGCGCTGATGGAGCGCTCCGACAAGGTTGCGGTCGTGCGCTGCGATATCGGCTGGAGCGATATCGGTTCGTGGAATGCGCTCGGCGACCTGTTGAAGCCGGACGACCACGGCAATCGTGTGGACGGCGAAGCGCTGCTCCACGATGTCAGCAATTGCTACATCCGTAGCGACAACCGGCTGGTCGGCGCCGTAGGCGTCAAGGACCTCCTGGTCGTCGACACCCCCGACGCACTCCTCATTGCCGATCGCAATCGCGCGCAAGACGTTCGGCACGTCTACGCGGCCCTCAAGTCGCAAGGCCACGAAACCTTCCGGGTACATCGAACGGTAGGCCGTCCGTGGGGCATGTATACGGTTCTCGAAGAAAGCACACGCTTCAAGATCAAGCGAATCGAGGTCAAACCGGGCGCAAGCCTCAGCCTGCAGTTGCATCATCATCGCAGCGAACACTGGATCGTGGTGAGCGGCATGGCCCTCGTCGTCAACAACGATGAGGAGTTTTACCTGCGCACCAATGAATCGACCTATATCCCGGCCGGACACAAGCACCGTCTGACCAATCCGGGCGTCGTCGACCTCGTGATGATCGAAGTCCAGAGCGGCGACTATCTCGGCGAAGACGACATCGTCCGCTTCGACGACAACTACGGTCGAAGCTAG
- a CDS encoding acyltransferase yields MKSRIKARLLASSTYFFLAALKYYIGNNFIARMPIESVRNFYYRRVLGIVIGQRTHVSMRQFFTGYHTRCNVRIGDNCVLNREIYLDGRTGIEIGNNVNISFQCCLLSLHHDHNHPGFMSIGGVVTIHDHAWLGARAIILPGVTIGKGAVVAAGAVVTKDVPDFTVVGGVPAKIIGQRNPDIAYLTDFSPFFDTDVFDESRG; encoded by the coding sequence ATGAAAAGCAGGATCAAGGCCCGCCTGCTAGCGTCGTCGACGTATTTTTTTCTGGCCGCGCTCAAGTACTACATCGGCAACAACTTCATTGCGCGCATGCCGATTGAAAGCGTCCGCAACTTCTACTATCGACGCGTGCTGGGTATCGTCATCGGCCAACGAACGCACGTCAGCATGCGGCAGTTCTTCACCGGGTACCACACACGCTGCAACGTGCGCATCGGCGACAACTGCGTGCTCAATCGTGAGATCTACCTGGACGGTCGCACGGGCATCGAGATCGGAAACAACGTCAACATCTCGTTCCAGTGCTGCCTTCTCAGCCTGCATCACGATCACAACCACCCTGGTTTCATGTCGATCGGCGGCGTCGTGACCATCCACGACCACGCATGGCTGGGCGCGCGCGCCATTATCCTGCCAGGTGTAACGATCGGCAAAGGCGCAGTCGTCGCAGCCGGCGCGGTCGTCACGAAGGACGTCCCGGATTTCACCGTAGTCGGTGGTGTGCCTGCAAAAATCATCGGTCAACGCAATCCCGACATTGCCTATCTGACCGACTTTTCTCCTTTCTTCGACACCGACGTGTTTGACGAATCCCGTGGCTAA
- a CDS encoding glycosyltransferase family 4 protein, which translates to MQKKSILVFTLSPPLPASAGGPIYVMNTLAPLVDEYDFHLFTIGGDEEKKKIEENRSLYDRHFKSVHVEPRAAMPADMGTPGRAWHSLVHCFHGLPFMDASYFSPAAIRSARRIVKEKKIDMLEVHSSHLAFFRKFFPALPAVLVSHNIESDLFPFWIPAQLTGWKKAAVARIAEISRRNARRVEIDNVWRFDAMTFISREDMNRVKAPVEKHYLPLCFPIKDTDYRAKPANEVNLLWMGGFWWYPNAEGVAWFVRDILPLVRDKLETHNIKLHFTGGNPPDDLKALHDGRHIFVHGFVPSLDPILANAHLLFVPLLSGGGVRVKILEAMSNGIPVLSTAKGCEGLGAVNRRDIVICDTAAEFADTIIELAQNREMLATLSTNARQLLKDKYDLDACVRTKRDLYNRLMHSR; encoded by the coding sequence ATGCAGAAAAAGAGCATCCTCGTTTTTACGCTGTCCCCGCCGCTTCCTGCCAGCGCGGGGGGCCCGATCTACGTGATGAATACGCTCGCGCCGCTGGTCGACGAGTATGATTTCCATCTGTTCACCATCGGTGGAGACGAGGAAAAGAAGAAGATCGAGGAAAATCGTTCGCTATATGATCGACATTTCAAATCGGTCCACGTGGAGCCGCGGGCTGCCATGCCTGCCGACATGGGTACGCCCGGACGAGCATGGCATTCACTGGTCCACTGCTTCCATGGCCTTCCGTTCATGGATGCGAGCTACTTCAGCCCTGCAGCAATTCGCAGTGCCCGCCGGATCGTCAAGGAAAAGAAGATCGACATGCTTGAGGTGCACAGCAGTCATCTGGCCTTTTTCCGCAAGTTCTTCCCGGCCTTGCCGGCCGTCCTGGTCAGTCACAACATCGAATCCGATCTCTTCCCGTTCTGGATTCCCGCGCAGCTGACAGGCTGGAAAAAAGCAGCGGTCGCGCGCATCGCCGAGATCAGCCGCCGCAATGCCCGACGCGTCGAAATCGACAACGTCTGGCGCTTCGACGCCATGACGTTCATTTCACGCGAAGACATGAACCGCGTGAAGGCGCCCGTGGAAAAGCACTATCTGCCGCTGTGCTTCCCGATCAAGGACACCGACTACCGAGCGAAGCCGGCCAACGAGGTCAACCTGCTCTGGATGGGTGGCTTCTGGTGGTATCCGAATGCGGAAGGCGTTGCGTGGTTTGTCCGCGACATTCTCCCACTGGTACGCGACAAGCTCGAAACGCACAACATCAAGCTCCATTTCACCGGAGGCAACCCGCCGGACGATCTCAAGGCGCTGCACGACGGACGACACATCTTCGTTCACGGCTTCGTGCCGTCGCTCGACCCGATTCTGGCGAATGCACATCTACTGTTTGTTCCCCTGCTTTCAGGCGGTGGCGTGCGCGTCAAGATTCTGGAAGCGATGAGCAACGGCATTCCCGTTCTCAGCACGGCAAAGGGCTGCGAGGGGTTGGGCGCCGTCAATCGTCGGGATATCGTCATTTGCGATACGGCGGCTGAATTTGCCGACACGATCATCGAGCTCGCCCAGAATCGCGAGATGCTGGCCACGCTGTCCACGAACGCCCGTCAGCTCCTGAAGGACAAGTATGATCTCGATGCGTGCGTTCGCACCAAACGGGACCTCTACAATAGGCTGATGCATTCGCGGTAA
- a CDS encoding polysaccharide pyruvyl transferase family protein has protein sequence MMTENDTMQARSIKVVAVGYYGAPNVGDELLLGLLARQVRERGGELVALSINPEYTTHAHGIAAVDYFNLGAVGRALSDADLLVFGGGGIFQDHHPFNVEALYDPTQNDIAGYARIFYMARQFGVRTVIWGHGVGPLVNPASRDITRDVFTHADHVSLRDTDSEALLHDIGVRRDIPVGADPGWAFVSHPPAEVDISGKLAPLGTKKKLAVIARSWEFNRNWEEKLVSALNEALDDSWSIVWLGFQWSVGDHERLTDRSFLEHLKLAVSPHIESVIIDGITPDEAFAVIGECDAAFSMRLHGSILALGNSIPVAALEYDVKMARAHDMAGLPASLRLQLNDGAADFTAAVRRLTYPDGAPWIIAQEKLDALNASACVHSTVLDHAFAAVRSASGGAPRRWSSQQLDWMSTWLEQLVWQKNGAARMSEKALDLLRYRDSQLAEKVTRVGQLETELGKTVDLLHFRDAQLAQQEEQVAELQNRLELANHKLVAAEAFVKHASQVHAAQTTTLKDSAQKVAEEQADKISSLKATIRQFEQGHAESEALTQPNVAAAAIHSTSGSPMLFRRYMSAPLTYMSRAAYILRNGGVRALVSAARRHYRYQQAQQQIQQAAIEVASGTPTAEDQRLLFRAAAKLQREEIIVIAAHAYDWAGSGHRYAQLTTTALAAGHRVVYLVAPSDTGSTPAPLTPRIPGLIHEYIDPTKIENIFGQVSESAKLIIGVPDSRVTPFFEFARNRGLETILDVAQDWSHDGQAMRILESIAVDADRCTVGMPALADTIPQRAREKIELLPGAAVHTVFDVYKQYNRPGDMPSKRRSVALFYSVDGLDSVDYPWLKETAERNVNVTFCVIADGQLTPGLPDNVVMLGMRHTSEVPAYIAHADFMFFPLGARSLHSADSTAGIYAALLQRKPVVCSMELGVTATPLLHVRTDLASFAAQCGALAAAEPVTQNDDIFVAGNSWLGRIEQLCPPQPRHDVSVVILIHNNAGIIARCLQTLLQHAAPYIAEVIVVDNASSDGGAELVEREFPNIRLVRNPENGCSSGRNLGVQHSTGKYIVFFDSDQWFVGASGFEEALHVLENDASVGVIGWNAGWFDATRTDLGGMIADYCPNRAMNAAAIRDGYRADIGFLGTSGFFMRRRTFDATQGFDTFYDPTCFEDTDLCFQVKALGMKVTYRDLSGIRHQPHQTTGADSGSDAYRKLFLRNANYFKEKWRDYPHFYLDYID, from the coding sequence ATGATGACGGAGAACGACACCATGCAAGCGCGCAGCATCAAGGTCGTCGCGGTCGGCTATTACGGCGCACCCAACGTCGGCGACGAATTGTTGCTGGGCCTGCTCGCTCGCCAGGTTCGGGAGCGCGGCGGCGAGCTCGTCGCACTGAGCATCAACCCCGAATATACGACGCATGCCCACGGCATCGCCGCCGTCGACTATTTCAATCTCGGTGCCGTCGGCCGCGCACTGTCCGACGCCGATCTGCTGGTATTCGGCGGTGGCGGCATCTTCCAGGATCATCATCCGTTCAACGTCGAGGCACTTTACGACCCGACCCAAAACGATATCGCGGGCTATGCGCGGATTTTTTACATGGCTCGGCAGTTCGGGGTCCGCACGGTCATCTGGGGACACGGTGTCGGACCGCTGGTCAACCCGGCCAGCCGCGACATCACGCGCGACGTGTTCACGCATGCGGATCACGTTTCGCTGCGCGATACGGACTCCGAGGCGCTTCTGCACGATATCGGCGTACGTCGGGACATTCCCGTCGGCGCCGATCCGGGCTGGGCATTCGTCAGCCACCCGCCCGCCGAAGTCGACATTTCCGGCAAGCTCGCCCCGTTGGGGACAAAGAAGAAGCTGGCGGTCATTGCCCGATCGTGGGAGTTCAACCGGAACTGGGAAGAAAAACTCGTCTCCGCGTTGAATGAAGCGCTGGACGACAGCTGGTCGATCGTGTGGCTCGGCTTCCAATGGAGCGTCGGCGACCACGAGCGTCTCACCGATCGATCCTTTCTCGAGCACCTCAAGCTCGCGGTGTCGCCCCATATCGAAAGTGTCATCATTGACGGGATCACGCCTGACGAGGCATTCGCGGTTATCGGCGAGTGCGACGCCGCGTTCTCGATGCGCCTGCACGGAAGCATCCTCGCACTCGGAAATTCGATCCCGGTCGCGGCGCTGGAATATGACGTCAAGATGGCGCGTGCGCACGATATGGCGGGCCTTCCAGCGTCGCTGCGCCTTCAACTGAACGACGGCGCGGCAGACTTCACTGCCGCGGTGCGCAGGCTGACATACCCGGATGGCGCGCCCTGGATCATCGCGCAGGAAAAGCTCGATGCGCTAAACGCTTCGGCGTGCGTACATTCAACCGTCCTGGACCACGCTTTTGCGGCCGTTCGCTCCGCGTCGGGCGGAGCCCCGCGCCGCTGGAGCAGCCAGCAGCTGGATTGGATGAGCACATGGCTCGAGCAGCTCGTCTGGCAAAAGAATGGCGCCGCTCGCATGAGCGAGAAGGCGCTCGACCTGCTGCGCTACCGCGATTCACAACTCGCCGAGAAAGTCACACGGGTCGGCCAGCTTGAGACGGAACTCGGGAAAACAGTGGATTTGCTGCATTTCCGCGACGCACAGCTTGCGCAACAGGAAGAACAGGTCGCCGAGCTTCAGAACCGATTGGAACTGGCGAACCATAAACTGGTCGCGGCGGAAGCGTTCGTCAAGCACGCGTCACAAGTGCATGCCGCGCAAACGACGACGCTCAAGGACTCCGCTCAAAAAGTGGCGGAGGAACAAGCTGATAAAATTTCAAGCCTCAAGGCAACGATCCGGCAATTCGAGCAGGGTCACGCCGAATCCGAAGCACTCACGCAACCCAATGTGGCCGCAGCCGCAATTCACTCCACTTCGGGATCCCCTATGCTTTTTCGCCGGTACATGTCCGCCCCTCTCACCTACATGAGCCGTGCCGCCTATATTCTGCGCAATGGCGGCGTACGCGCGCTCGTGTCTGCTGCACGACGCCATTACCGGTATCAGCAAGCACAGCAGCAGATCCAGCAGGCCGCCATCGAAGTGGCAAGCGGCACGCCGACTGCGGAAGATCAACGCCTCTTGTTCCGCGCAGCAGCCAAGCTGCAACGCGAAGAAATCATCGTCATCGCCGCTCACGCGTACGACTGGGCTGGTTCCGGGCATCGCTACGCACAACTGACCACGACGGCGCTCGCCGCGGGCCATCGCGTTGTCTATCTGGTCGCGCCTTCGGATACGGGATCGACGCCCGCGCCGCTCACGCCCCGCATTCCCGGATTGATTCACGAATATATTGATCCGACGAAGATCGAGAACATTTTCGGTCAGGTATCGGAAAGCGCGAAATTGATCATCGGTGTGCCCGACTCGCGGGTCACACCCTTTTTCGAGTTCGCGCGCAATCGCGGGCTCGAAACAATCCTCGACGTCGCACAGGACTGGAGCCACGATGGCCAGGCCATGCGCATCCTCGAGTCGATTGCCGTCGACGCCGATCGATGCACCGTCGGCATGCCGGCACTTGCAGACACCATCCCGCAGCGTGCCAGGGAAAAAATCGAGTTGCTGCCCGGTGCCGCGGTTCATACGGTCTTCGACGTCTACAAGCAGTACAACCGTCCGGGCGACATGCCGTCCAAGCGCCGCAGCGTCGCACTGTTCTACTCGGTCGACGGACTCGACTCGGTGGATTACCCGTGGCTCAAGGAAACCGCGGAGCGCAACGTCAACGTCACGTTCTGCGTGATCGCCGATGGGCAATTGACGCCGGGCCTGCCGGATAACGTCGTCATGCTTGGCATGCGGCACACGAGCGAAGTGCCGGCCTACATCGCCCATGCGGATTTCATGTTCTTCCCGCTTGGCGCGCGGAGCCTGCACAGCGCCGACTCCACCGCAGGTATTTATGCGGCGCTGCTTCAGCGCAAGCCGGTCGTGTGTTCGATGGAACTTGGCGTGACAGCCACCCCGCTGTTACACGTTCGCACGGACCTTGCGTCGTTCGCGGCGCAATGCGGCGCACTCGCCGCGGCAGAACCCGTCACACAAAACGACGACATCTTCGTTGCGGGCAACAGTTGGCTCGGCCGCATCGAGCAGCTGTGCCCACCGCAGCCCCGGCACGATGTCAGCGTCGTTATCCTGATTCACAACAACGCGGGCATCATCGCACGCTGCCTGCAGACCCTGCTCCAGCATGCTGCGCCGTACATCGCGGAAGTGATTGTCGTCGACAACGCAAGTTCCGATGGTGGTGCAGAACTCGTCGAGCGCGAATTTCCCAACATCAGGCTGGTCCGCAACCCGGAGAACGGCTGCTCGTCGGGACGCAATCTCGGCGTTCAGCACAGCACGGGCAAGTACATCGTCTTCTTCGACAGCGATCAGTGGTTTGTGGGCGCGTCGGGTTTCGAGGAAGCGCTGCACGTCCTGGAAAACGACGCGAGCGTCGGCGTCATCGGATGGAATGCAGGCTGGTTCGACGCCACGCGCACCGATCTCGGCGGCATGATCGCCGACTATTGTCCGAATCGGGCGATGAACGCGGCGGCAATCCGCGACGGCTATCGTGCCGACATCGGCTTCCTCGGCACCAGCGGCTTCTTCATGCGTCGGCGCACGTTCGATGCGACGCAAGGATTCGATACCTTCTACGACCCGACCTGCTTTGAAGATACGGACCTGTGCTTCCAGGTCAAGGCACTCGGAATGAAGGTCACTTACCGGGATTTGTCCGGAATCCGCCATCAGCCCCATCAAACGACCGGCGCCGACAGCGGCAGCGACGCCTATCGCAAGCTATTCCTTCGCAACGCGAACTACTTCAAGGAGAAGTGGCGCGATTACCCGCATTTCTATCTGGACTACATCGATTGA
- the wecB gene encoding non-hydrolyzing UDP-N-acetylglucosamine 2-epimerase, translating to MSKTILCVVGTRPEAIKMAPVILRLRADPGFKVHVLATAQHRDLLDQILTCFDIKPDVDLDIMRPNQGLASLTSRLLDGIDAVLVDKRPDLVLGQGDTTTVMATALACFYRHIPFGHIEAGLRTRDLGNPFPEEMNRVFAGRLARLHFAPTASSRDNLLHENIPSDQIWVTGNTVIDALHTVLRTHPSCGVDIDDTKRLILVTAHRRENFGAPLERICHAIRQIVDANDDIEVLFPVHPNPHVQRTTRELLSHHARIRLCPPLDYVPFVAAMQRSYLILSDSGGVQEEAPALGKPVLVLRDETERPEAVEAGVVRLVGTQTDTIVNAVQLMLDNADEYSKVARGVSPYGDGKAAQRIFDVIREQCV from the coding sequence ATGTCTAAAACCATACTGTGCGTCGTAGGTACGCGACCGGAGGCCATCAAGATGGCGCCGGTCATCCTGCGTTTGCGAGCGGATCCGGGATTCAAGGTGCACGTGCTCGCGACCGCGCAACACCGCGATCTGCTCGACCAGATCCTGACCTGTTTCGATATCAAACCGGATGTCGATCTCGACATCATGCGTCCGAATCAGGGGCTTGCCAGCCTGACGTCGCGTCTGCTTGACGGTATCGATGCCGTGCTCGTGGACAAGCGTCCCGATCTCGTACTGGGACAAGGCGACACCACGACGGTCATGGCCACGGCGCTTGCATGCTTCTATCGGCATATACCGTTCGGTCATATTGAAGCGGGCCTGCGTACCCGCGATCTCGGCAATCCGTTTCCTGAAGAGATGAACCGCGTTTTCGCGGGGCGCCTCGCAAGGCTGCATTTCGCGCCGACAGCGAGTTCGCGCGACAACCTCTTGCATGAAAACATCCCCAGCGACCAGATCTGGGTGACCGGGAACACCGTCATCGACGCGCTTCACACTGTCTTGCGGACACATCCGTCCTGCGGCGTCGATATCGACGACACGAAACGGCTGATTCTAGTCACCGCGCATCGCCGGGAGAATTTCGGCGCCCCGCTCGAACGGATCTGCCATGCCATTCGCCAGATTGTCGACGCCAACGACGACATCGAGGTGCTGTTTCCCGTACATCCCAATCCGCACGTCCAGCGTACGACGCGCGAACTGCTGTCGCACCACGCCCGGATCCGGCTCTGCCCGCCGCTCGACTATGTGCCGTTCGTCGCCGCCATGCAGCGCTCGTACCTCATCCTCAGCGACTCGGGCGGCGTGCAGGAAGAAGCGCCGGCTCTGGGCAAACCGGTCCTGGTGTTGCGCGACGAGACCGAGCGCCCGGAAGCTGTCGAAGCCGGTGTCGTCAGGCTCGTCGGCACTCAAACCGATACGATCGTCAATGCGGTCCAACTGATGCTCGACAACGCCGACGAATACAGCAAGGTTGCACGCGGCGTCTCGCCCTACGGTGACGGAAAGGCAGCCCAGCGGATTTTCGACGTCATCCGGGAACAATGCGTGTGA
- a CDS encoding ABC transporter ATP-binding protein: MQTREPEPTSQTEQLLVNVEHLSKCFRIYDKPADRLRHSLATRIKLPGSNSRQYGRDFWALHDVSFPVRRGETIGIIGRNGSGKSTLLQIIAGTLSPSDGSVTVNGRISALLELGAGFNPEFSGRENVMLSARIMGITSEEIRARFHEIEAFADIGEFIDQPVKTYSSGMYVRLAFAVAIHVSPDILVVDEALAVGDTAFQTKCLTRIRKMQKEGVTILLVTHSTNTLVEYCDRAIYLKRGRLVKDGPCRDVVKLYANDLVDEEGGSAIDIEVPTQHTDTASPASSAVSDAMTALSDRTSILDVKIEDANGKERTTFSFNEAFRVVVSISVSEPNPKPCFGLQIKSIDDIVLWSATTQHMNIALPPLSAGKYQFTWKMRASFSGNRYVLAVGVGDIASGEYKRHARLPYGGHIDVLPENNSGSGWLAPCPVFEFE; this comes from the coding sequence ATGCAAACTCGCGAGCCTGAACCTACAAGCCAAACGGAACAGCTGCTCGTCAACGTCGAGCACCTCTCCAAGTGCTTCCGTATCTACGACAAACCGGCAGACCGGCTGCGGCACTCGCTCGCGACTCGCATCAAGCTCCCCGGGAGCAATTCCCGGCAATACGGTCGTGATTTTTGGGCGCTGCACGACGTCTCGTTCCCCGTCCGGCGGGGCGAGACCATCGGAATCATTGGCAGAAACGGTTCCGGAAAGTCGACGTTGCTGCAAATCATTGCCGGCACGCTGTCGCCGAGCGACGGCTCGGTCACGGTCAACGGCCGAATCTCCGCACTGCTGGAACTCGGCGCCGGGTTCAATCCGGAATTCAGCGGCCGCGAGAACGTGATGCTGTCTGCACGGATCATGGGCATCACGTCGGAAGAAATCCGCGCGCGTTTTCACGAAATCGAAGCGTTCGCCGACATCGGCGAATTCATCGACCAGCCCGTCAAGACCTACTCGTCGGGCATGTACGTCCGGCTCGCATTCGCGGTAGCCATTCACGTCTCCCCCGATATCCTGGTGGTCGACGAGGCACTTGCGGTCGGCGATACCGCGTTTCAGACCAAATGCCTGACGCGGATCCGGAAGATGCAGAAGGAAGGCGTCACGATCCTGCTGGTCACACACTCCACCAACACCCTCGTCGAGTACTGCGACCGGGCCATCTACCTGAAGCGGGGCCGGCTGGTAAAGGACGGTCCGTGCCGCGACGTGGTCAAGCTCTATGCGAACGACCTCGTCGACGAAGAAGGCGGGAGCGCGATCGACATCGAGGTGCCGACACAGCACACCGACACCGCTTCCCCCGCCAGCTCGGCGGTAAGCGATGCCATGACGGCCTTGTCGGACCGGACGTCGATTCTCGACGTGAAGATCGAGGATGCGAACGGCAAGGAACGCACGACCTTCTCGTTCAATGAAGCGTTCCGCGTCGTCGTATCGATCAGCGTGTCCGAGCCGAACCCGAAGCCTTGCTTCGGACTTCAGATCAAAAGCATCGACGATATCGTGCTGTGGAGCGCGACCACCCAGCACATGAATATTGCGCTGCCGCCCCTGTCCGCCGGAAAGTACCAGTTCACCTGGAAGATGCGCGCGAGCTTCTCTGGCAACCGCTATGTGCTGGCGGTCGGCGTCGGCGATATCGCCTCCGGCGAATACAAGCGGCACGCGCGCCTGCCCTATGGTGGCCACATCGACGTGCTTCCGGAAAACAACAGTGGATCGGGGTGGCTCGCGCCGTGTCCGGTGTTCGAGTTCGAATGA